Sequence from the Phragmites australis chromosome 6, lpPhrAust1.1, whole genome shotgun sequence genome:
GAGGCGCCAGTTGGGTTGCGGCGCCAGCGTCATGGCGAATATCATGCAGTAGGAGAGGAACATGCCACCGGAGCCGGTGAACTGCGGGAGCGTGTTGAGGAGGCCGCGGATCTCGGGCGGCGCCGTCTCGGAGATGTAGACAGGGACGAGCGTGACGGCGAGGCCGACACCGAAGCCGTCGACGAGGCGGGAGAGCAGGAGCACGTACACGTTGGGGGACCAGAGCATCATGAGGCCACTGAAAAAGTAGAGCAGCGACGAAGCGATGAGCATGGGGCGGCGGCCCACGGAGTCGGAGACGGGGCCGGAGAAGGTGGTGATGACGGTGGCGCCGATGAGGGAGGTGGCGATGACGAGGCCCTCGATGGCGGGCTGGCTTTCCAGATGGAACTCCCGCTTGATGTACAATACGGCGCCTGCAGCAGCACCCAATCATTTGAGCAGCAACGACaagcaatggtggcatgagcaaaTTAAGAATGCTTATTTGCCTTTGAGATGTGGGTTGCTACCTGCAATGGTGGCATTGTCCCATCCCTGCAACATGTTGCCGATCGCCGCCGCGATGGCCACAAGCACCGCCCCCCTCATCTTGAATTGCCTCTGCTGCAAGATGACAACTTTTTCTCTCAAACCAAATGTATTGCAGAACGTAAAGCAGGAATGCATATATATACTTGCATTGATGCGAGCCTACATGTGCAAGGCAATCGACGATTCTATATGCCTGAAAGCTCCAATCCAAGAGAAACCCTTGAGTGTATCAATCAATCAAATTGACACCCCCAGAGAGGAGGTGCATGTAGCGAAACCAAGAGGATCGGAGGTCAGGAGGTGGAAGAGAAGAAGCGGATCGAGAAGGAGACAAACCTTTCGTGGTGAGATCCCGATCGCCCAggagcttttctttcttctcattTAAATAAGAGAAGCTCATTCCTTCCTCCAAacattttttctctctctttttgaaaAAAGGGCATTATATTATTAGGCTGTACCATATTTTCATATCAAATTGCCAGCGCGCATGGCCCGATTTTTCATCTCAACATATATATGTTCCAGTTCCACCGCTGCGTTGTTGTTCAGATTAAATTTGCATCGAGGTCGCAACTAACCTTGCTTGTATCATATATTCATGCAGTGATTAGCAGTATAATTTTGGACAATGTTAGAACctaaagaaaaaatgaaaatgttCTGGttgggaagagagagagagagagagatggacaGTAGGGGTGCGAGGCAGTGCTGCTGCCACATGGTTATGACGAGGAAGAGTCGTTCCCATGTCCTCCATCTCTGCAGATTTGCTGTCTTGCCATTGCCATTCTTGTTGAAAACTCGCACCAACGTGGTTACCCACTACTACCCTCTGGAGTCTGGACGCACCTGTCCCCAATCACCCCTAAAAATTTCAACAGCTTAATTGAAATCTGTGCAGTGTAccaccttttccttttccttttccatgAATTAAAACCCGTGCTGCTGGTACAAAATCATAGCATTATATAATTCAAAATTCACCAAAGCTTTGAACTGGCTTACTGGAGTAGTAACACGCATTTGTTTTCTGAAAGGAGGGGAGGTTTCAACGTAACCGATTAGGTAGGTCTTACTTACAAATTCAAAGCATTCGAAATAATATCTTGGCCCTTGGGCACTGTGTTGAGTCTTTTGTTTGTTCATGACTGAGATAAGATATTATGCCCCCATACTCTTCTTTCCAAGATATAAAATCATCCCTTGTTAATCGTGCGTATGAAACACCAAAGGACAAGCTAGTTTTACAAACTCAATTAATTCCAAGGGACATTTTATTGGTTCCACGTGGAGCCAAGTCGGATTATATTATATTGTTTGTTCTTCCAAATTAAAGGAACAAGACAACAGCCACATGTCAAATTTTTTAAACAATTTTTGCATTAATTTTATGCCTACGTATTCTTCTATTGATTTATTTGTtagatatatgtatatgtagcTTGTATTTTCCCTCTAGTTGGAGAGGTTTTCTGCATATGTACCTTATATATCTAACCCTTTTGGGATGGAATAGagttgagttgcataatttcAACATAATTTCACAACTAGGGTTCCCAGTCCATATTCATACCCCTCGTTGTCCGCCGCCGGTGACCCGCTGATGCACCTTCACCGGCCAACGGCTAGCAACTCCAtcttcccctcttcttcctccctgtGATGCTCCATCATGCGTGACACCTGCAGCAACATGGTGACCCATCGACCCTTGCCTTTGCTCATGATCCACACCTCGCTGCCGCTCTCTTTGGTTGTCGTTGACCCCTGCCTCCGCTCATGATCCAACCGAGTGACATTCCCGCCACATGCCTCCATTCGCCACCCAGGCGCAAGACTGAGCATGCGAGCCACCGGAGCACCGATCTGCAGGTTGCTGCCCATACGTGGGCCCACGTGTGCGAGCCGCCGGAGCGCCAGCCCGTGTTTCCTCTGAGATGTCGTCTGCCTACCgctgtgggggggggggctatgAGTAAGTGTGTGAGTGCAttgtgtaaaaaaaattgagagagTGTGTTGTTGCTGATGCCGTCACCTCAGTTGTATTCATGACATCTTTGGCGAAACTGGGTGTAGTCTTGGTTCCTCGGTGCCCGATCATCTTCAATGGCACCAATTGGGGGGAGTTCACGTTTCACATGGAGATCCACATGAGTGGTCGGCAGCTGTGGGGCTACCTCACCAGCGAGCGGGCACGTTCTTCTTGTCCCGTTCTTTTGACTCCACCTAGTTACCCACCGAATGCTGATGACGATGCCAAGACTGCTCTTCTCGAGGCGTTTAAAGCTGAGATAGTGACTTGCTAGTCTGATCTCGTCGTGTACGAGACTTGGTTGCGTGAGGATGCTTGTGCCAAAACTATCTTGATTGCGAGTAGTGAGGTTGACCTCACTTGCAGCTCTTGTAGAGCCCACTCGCTATTGCCACCTAGTTGAGTCTTATCTATCTTAGGATCACTCGTCCTAACATTTCTCACTCTATCTGTATCTTCAGTCAGTTTGTTTCTGCTCCCACTCAGCTACTCTACACCCACTTTCTCCGTGTTCTGCGCTACCTTCGTAGCACCGCTTCTCGTCATCTTTTCTTTCCTCGCTCCAGCTCACTTCAGCTTCAAGCGTAATCTGATGCGACTTGGGCTAGTAATTACTCAGATCGTTTTTTGCTCTCTGCCTACTATGTATTTTCTTGGATCCTCTTTGGTTGCCTGGAAAACCACGAAGCAGATAGTCGTTTCCCGTTCGAGTGCTGAGGTTCAGTTGCAGGCTATGGCGGCGCTGACAGCTGGGGTCACCTGGCTACGATGGCTCATTAAGGATTTCGGTGTGACAAATACTACACCgactcctctctcctctcataGCATCGGTACAATCAGTATCACTCGAGATCTCGTGAAACATGAACTTACTAATAGAACTTGATACACACAGGCTACAGAATCGATCGGAATCGCACTAATATGTACATTGTGGGGAAAGCAATATTATTGCTGCAATTTCACATGCATTGTTGTTCTTGGATCCTGCAATGCTTGTCGCGTGGAAGCAATCAAGCATTGCCAAATGTCTGATCGATCTTTGACTCCAAGGTTGGCCTCATGTGTATCAGGGGACATTCAGAATCTACGAGGTCGGGCTCCAAATAATACCCTACAGAATTGCTAGCTAATACGAATAACGTAGTGGTGCTGGACTAATGGTAGGTAGATGATATCATATACTcctatatattaatatatacatGTTACACCAGTTGATACCTACGATGCTCTTCAAACAATAAATTCAAACTGGCTATCTGAAATCTTTTTTGTTCCTGCAAATTAAGAGGAattaacatgcatgcatgttgggAGCTCGCATGCACGACAGATCTTGTTTGTACTCAAGTTCAGATCTGCTCCATCGATCGGGAAGTACCTCTGGAagcatttttaaaaaaaaaaaaaaactaatgcaCTAATGCATGGTCCACAGATCCTCATCAACCGTACCTTTACTAAAGACGGGAATGCAAAGGGCAGACCAGCTTGAGTAGAAGCTTCCTGGGGTTCTCTTTTTCAGATTTACCCGAGTAGagtacattcatatatatatatatatatatatatatatatatatatatatatatatcttataattactaatgaagtatatttaaagtgataaagaagtataactcatgtgtaaaagtggtatataagagatgggagtacatacacccaggagtacatactagttttcctatatatatatatatatatatatattctgtaAATATGCTCATTGTAGTTTATATCTTTGCACACTCCacaagttataactcacagtgttttgggttgtaactcacagtgttagtttctcgtgttgcaattatgtatttatggatgtgaagttgtaactggtttacctaacaagttgtaactcacaataTTTTCGAGTTGTAACCGGAGGATATGCGCAATatgaataacaagttgtaactcacagtgttagcttcttgtgttgtaattatgtatttctggaagtgaagttgtaactggtctacctaataagttgtaactcatgaTGTTTCGGGTTATAACTGGAGGacgtgcgcagtgcgaataaaaagttgtaactcatagtgttagctactcgtgttgcaattatgcatttctggacgtgaagttataactgatctacctaacaagttgtaactcacattATTTCAGGTTGTAACTGGGGAatatgcgcagtgcgaatagcaaCTGCGCATAGGCGCAAAATAGCCTAgccgtgtgtgtgtatatatatatatatgtgtgtatgtataaatatgtatatatatatatatgtatgtatgtatatatattactaGTAGTATTATTTCttattgcatatatatatatatatatacaccttgagaaggagaaaaaaaataacttaccgccaaaaaaaaagtttatatCAGGTACAATCCAACTAATTTGCCATCTATAATGAATGAGATTACAAGGTAATTAATTCGTCCAGTAGTAGAATTAACATATATAGGAATTAATGAAGGAATGGTTATAAGCTAGCTAGCACCATCGATCGCTCGTCCTTTACACAACACACGCGCGCGTGCCGATCGATCATAgtgatagatagatagatagatagatatatgATCCATGTCGCGCGATCTGGAGTCTGAAGGTGAAGAAGCTAGCTAGGTGCAGAGGTCGCCGGCGCCATGGAGAACGCTGCCGTCGGAGGTGTGCCTCATGGTGAGCCTTCCGTTCCCTAGGATGCCCTTCTTCATCATGGCGACGAACTCGCCGTAGTCGATGCGACCATcctgatggatggatggatggatggagtgTGTGAGTCGTTAATTATATCAATCACGATGCATGCGATCGACCTAATAAAAACGTTGCATGCAATAAGTAATGCGACCTAGCTAGCTAAGTAAAGACGTACGGACGTCCAATATAATTAAACTGGAGTAGCTAACAAACAACTCACGACGTATAGTACGTACGTTGTCCTGGTCCACCTCCCTGATGATGTCGTCGATGCCGACGTCCGCCATGTTGTGCTCCCTGCACGCCTGCTCCAGCTCGTCCACGGTGATGTAGCCGCTGCCGTCCTTGTCGAAGTAGGCGAAGGCCGCCAGCAGGTGCTCCTCGCGCTCCAGCTTGCTCATGTGCACCGTGGCCGCGATGAACTCGTCGTAGTCGATGGTGCCGCTCTTGTCCACGTCCGCCGCGTCCATGAGGTGCCGTATCTCGGCCTCGTTCAGGTTGGACCCGTATTTCCGGAGCCCCTCCTTGAGCTCCTCGAAGGTGATTGCGCCGCTGCCGTCGGTGTCCATGGCCTTGAACATCTCCTTCAGCCCCGCCAGCTCCTCCTCCGACAGGTTCTGCGCGATCACCCGCAGCgccatcttcttgagcttgttcaTCGCCGAGAACTGCTTTAGCCTCGACAGCACCGCCGGGTCCAGCGCCCGGTCGGGGGCCACGCCGTTCTCGCATATCCACGGGTGGCACAGCACCTGGTGTGCGGTGAGGCGCTCCGCCGGCGGCGACCGCAGCATCCGGCGGATGAGGTCCTTGGCGCTGTCCGAGATGCTGGGCCACGGCTCCGACTCGAAGTCGATGGCGCCCTTGAGTACCGCGTCGAAGATGCCCTGCTGCGTCTCCGCCCAGAAGGGCGGCACCCCGCTGAGGAGGATGTAGATGATGACGCCGGCGGTCCACACGTCGGCCTCGGGCCCGTAGTGCTTGCACAGCACCTCGGGCGCCACGTAGTATGGCGAGCCCACGACGTCGGAGAAGACCTGCCCCGGCTTGAAGAAGACGGAGAGCCCAAAGTCGATGGCCTTGAGCGACGCGTCGTGGCCCCTGTCCTTGAGCAAGAAGTTCTCGGGCTTGAGGTCCCGGTGCATCACGCCCAGCGAGTGGCACGCCTCGACGACGCCGACGATGACGCGCGCGATCTCGGCGGCCTTGCGCTCGGAGAAGTATCCGCGGTCGACGATGCGGTCGAAGAGCTCGCCGCCCTCGCAGAGCTCCATGACGATGTGCACGTAGAGCGGGTCCTCGTAGGCGCCCTTGATGGTGACGACGCTGGCGTGGCCGGCGAGGTGGTGCATGATCTGGATCTCGCGGCGAACGTCGTCCACGTCCTCGGGGGTGAGGAGCTTGCGCTTGGCGATGGACTTGCAGGCGAGGGCGGCCCCCGTGGCGAGGTCGGTGCACAGGTAGGTGGTGCCGAACTGGCCCTGGCCGAGCTTGCGGCCGAGCGCGTAGAGGTCGCGCAGCGGCGGGGTGACGTGGCCCAGGACGGCGGTAGGGGAGGACAGGTGCTGCTGGTGGCCGCGCATGGTGCAGCGCTGCGGGTGATGATCGACGCTGCAGCAGCTGGACAAGGTGGAAgcagaggagaaggaggagttACAGCAGTTTCGGCCGGCTGAGGCGGAGAAGGAGCCTTGGCCGTGGTAGCGGTAGCAGTAGTCGGAGGCGGTAGCGGCGTAGGTGGGCGTGGAGGAGCCTCGGCAGGAGTTGCCCATGCATCGATCAAACCCCAGCCGCCGGCGTCGTCCTCAGCATCGTCATTGGCACCGCGCGCCTGCTCCGATATCTGGATCAATGGATGCGTtgacggacggacggacggacggacagCTCCCTGCTTAATTAATTCAAACGCTAGCCCATTAATCTGTGTTGCGCGGTGGGGAGAAATCCTCgggaggagcagttggagcgaggatggaggaggaggaggacgacgactaCAGGTGCATGCCTGCCTTATATATTCATTTCAGGGCAGGGCAGGCTCGTCAATCATCACCATCTCTTGTCTGTTGCCGGCGGACGATGAATTGAGGAGAGTGGTATGCATGAACTGGTATGAATTGATGAATGACATGCACGTCATGTCTGTAAAAAGATTGCAACTGAAATTCGTGCGTGTCATGTTCCAACTATATATTCGCTAGTGTATTTGGTGGTGGTGTGTGCGCATGCACCATGATCTGATGATCTGGTCCATGAAATACTTGAAATGAAGCCTCGATCGGGATCGGGATCGGGATGAACTCCCACGAGATGATAGGCCTCCCTCACCCCATCACCAGGTCGTCATCGTCATACTCCAACACACAAATGCATGCAGATGCCCTGTCCTAGCGATGCCACACCGTACCAATGCGACCAGGACAAAGAAAAACATCATGCCTGGCTGCCTGCATACATCTCATCTCGCTCTGCTCTGTGCCTCAGCTACATATTCATGTCGCAGGCACCATGGCTGGGCTGCATGATGTTGGGCAAGAGGAGTGCTCCATCTTCCTGTGGACGTACCCTCGTCGCCGCCCACAGTCTTCATCTCCAGCCTCCTCAGctagaagcagcagcagcagcagcagaccaAAGCTGTATCGTATCACAGTCTCCAGCGGCCGGCCTTCCATCCAGCCATCCAGGTCGATCGACGGGGATCTCCAACTGCAGTGCAGGCAGCAGATTGACTGATTGGTTGGCTTTGGAGTCTCAATAATCATTCATGGTTAAGTGAACATTCACTTGTTATATGAGCGAGGCGAGCTGTGTTTGCCAGAGCTCAAGCTTCTTCAAATCTCTCTGAAAACTGAAAAGAAGCTAGGTGCAGTGGCTAAACATGCACATTGTCATAATTGAACACTAAAACCCACAACATTAGGATGAAAATCCTATAAATAAATGACTGAATAGGGCAATGAGAACCACTCACCTCATATTCCAATAGTTTTGTAAACATCGCAAAACAAACAAATACTGGTCATGAGTCAGGACTCAAATCAACTGCTTTTTATTCATTGCATCGCATGATGAAGAAATCAACCCAGATTACAACAAGGTTGATACAGATTATTTCCACACCTCCACATTAACAAGGCGATGTCACAATCACTCGCATATTGCAAACAAGGCCAGGGTGCACATGCCCAGCAGTTTGCTACCTCGGAACCCACAACCGGCCAACTAAAGTACTTAGAGAGGC
This genomic interval carries:
- the LOC133920753 gene encoding calcium-dependent protein kinase 6-like, with the protein product MGNSCRGSSTPTYAATASDYCYRYHGQGSFSASAGRNCCNSSFSSASTLSSCCSVDHHPQRCTMRGHQQHLSSPTAVLGHVTPPLRDLYALGRKLGQGQFGTTYLCTDLATGAALACKSIAKRKLLTPEDVDDVRREIQIMHHLAGHASVVTIKGAYEDPLYVHIVMELCEGGELFDRIVDRGYFSERKAAEIARVIVGVVEACHSLGVMHRDLKPENFLLKDRGHDASLKAIDFGLSVFFKPGQVFSDVVGSPYYVAPEVLCKHYGPEADVWTAGVIIYILLSGVPPFWAETQQGIFDAVLKGAIDFESEPWPSISDSAKDLIRRMLRSPPAERLTAHQVLCHPWICENGVAPDRALDPAVLSRLKQFSAMNKLKKMALRVIAQNLSEEELAGLKEMFKAMDTDGSGAITFEELKEGLRKYGSNLNEAEIRHLMDAADVDKSGTIDYDEFIAATVHMSKLEREEHLLAAFAYFDKDGSGYITVDELEQACREHNMADVGIDDIIREVDQDNDGRIDYGEFVAMMKKGILGNGRLTMRHTSDGSVLHGAGDLCT